One genomic window of Nakamurella panacisegetis includes the following:
- a CDS encoding S1C family serine protease codes for MTPPPADPTANGRPTLAPRPLWRPIVDPAQSAAFGRPAGVPSSFHPLGSRPPGPALPTGPAVPEMLADAFGRPAGGGPTLGRAPEDPPTVESARPPSDPWRDPEASVRLGEPALTRPRPEIVEQPPVERFTLRQALFDRRIRPGGLVLLLVAALVIGGVGAAIGVWAGGRLPALSTDPTFQIAGSSAAVDRAPGSVAQVAAKVTPAVVSIEVREGDTGDTGSGVVIDGKGYILTNNHVISLAATDKAAQLTVVYSTGQRVPGTIVGRDPESDLAVIKANVSGATVATLGDSSKVLVGDSVIAIGSPLGLSGTVTTGIVSALDRPVRLSGGGTDTNAVIDAVQTDASINPGNSGGALVDSTGAVIGINSAIRTLGGDSSGSIGLGFAIPINYAKSVAQELIRTGKVVHSTIGVNAKSATDGATDGAQVQNVVDGGPAAKAGIEEGDVITKVGARAVGSADDLVVAVQAHEPGQSVPVVLTRGGKTLTVQVVLAAE; via the coding sequence ATGACACCACCACCTGCCGACCCGACCGCGAACGGGCGGCCGACGCTGGCGCCCCGGCCGCTGTGGCGCCCGATCGTCGACCCGGCCCAGTCCGCGGCGTTCGGCCGCCCGGCCGGCGTCCCGTCCTCCTTCCATCCCCTGGGTTCGCGTCCTCCCGGCCCGGCCCTGCCCACCGGGCCGGCCGTTCCCGAGATGCTGGCCGACGCGTTCGGGCGTCCGGCCGGCGGCGGTCCGACGCTGGGACGCGCGCCGGAGGACCCGCCGACGGTCGAGTCGGCCCGTCCGCCGTCCGACCCGTGGCGCGACCCCGAGGCATCCGTCCGGCTGGGCGAACCGGCCCTGACGCGGCCCCGGCCGGAGATCGTCGAGCAGCCGCCGGTCGAGCGTTTCACCTTGCGCCAAGCGCTGTTCGATCGCCGGATCCGTCCCGGCGGATTGGTCCTCCTGCTGGTGGCGGCCCTGGTCATCGGTGGTGTCGGTGCGGCCATTGGGGTGTGGGCGGGCGGTCGCCTTCCGGCGCTGTCCACCGACCCGACCTTCCAGATCGCTGGGTCGTCGGCGGCTGTCGACCGTGCTCCCGGTTCCGTCGCGCAGGTCGCCGCTAAGGTCACCCCGGCCGTGGTGTCGATCGAGGTGCGCGAGGGCGACACCGGGGACACCGGGTCCGGGGTGGTGATCGACGGCAAGGGTTACATCCTGACCAACAACCACGTGATCTCGCTCGCCGCCACCGACAAGGCGGCCCAGCTCACCGTGGTCTACTCCACCGGTCAGCGGGTGCCGGGCACCATCGTCGGCCGCGACCCGGAGAGCGACCTCGCCGTGATCAAGGCCAATGTCAGCGGCGCGACGGTCGCCACGCTTGGCGATTCGTCGAAGGTGCTGGTGGGTGATTCGGTGATCGCGATCGGGTCGCCGCTGGGACTCTCCGGCACCGTCACCACGGGGATCGTCTCCGCGCTCGACCGGCCGGTGCGGCTGTCCGGTGGGGGCACGGACACCAACGCGGTGATCGATGCCGTGCAGACCGACGCCTCGATCAACCCGGGCAACTCCGGCGGTGCGTTGGTCGACTCCACCGGTGCCGTCATCGGGATCAATTCGGCGATCCGCACCCTGGGCGGCGACAGCAGCGGATCGATCGGACTCGGCTTCGCCATCCCGATCAACTATGCGAAATCCGTTGCCCAGGAGCTGATCCGGACCGGCAAGGTGGTGCACTCGACGATCGGGGTCAACGCGAAGTCGGCGACCGACGGCGCCACCGACGGCGCGCAGGTGCAGAACGTGGTCGACGGAGGTCCGGCGGCGAAGGCCGGGATCGAAGAGGGTGACGTGATCACGAAGGTTGGGGCGCGCGCGGTCGGGAGCGCGGACGACCTGGTGGTGGCCGTTCAGGCCCACGAACCGGGCCAGAGCGTGCCCGTGGTGCTCACCCGAGGTGGCAAGACCCTCACGGTCCAGGTGGTTCTCGCCGCCGAATGA
- a CDS encoding anti-sigma factor — protein MTSVFNEHLTLDVVVAYADGEMSLTAFQRAAAHVMRCASCAADVAEQTAASQYLRQATLPRMPGSLFDTLKSIPVASPRPGPVPGVLVDSASGRTMRAADSALPGRGRRFRLGAGALVAGLAVGALVVAASGDAPVAPPTPSRSDPTVVSRSSGPGHPSAASVVVQPAVARTAATR, from the coding sequence ATGACCAGCGTCTTCAACGAGCATCTGACCCTGGACGTGGTGGTCGCCTACGCCGACGGGGAGATGAGCCTGACGGCGTTCCAGCGCGCGGCCGCCCACGTCATGCGATGCGCCTCCTGCGCGGCCGACGTGGCCGAGCAGACCGCGGCCTCGCAGTACCTGCGGCAGGCCACCCTGCCGCGGATGCCGGGCAGTCTGTTCGACACGCTCAAATCGATCCCGGTCGCGTCGCCGCGGCCCGGCCCGGTGCCAGGCGTGCTGGTCGATTCGGCGTCCGGCCGGACGATGCGCGCCGCCGATTCCGCCCTGCCCGGCCGCGGCCGCCGCTTCCGCCTCGGCGCCGGTGCCCTGGTCGCCGGGTTGGCCGTCGGGGCCTTGGTGGTGGCGGCTTCGGGCGACGCTCCGGTTGCTCCGCCGACCCCGTCCCGGTCCGACCCGACAGTCGTTTCCCGGTCGAGCGGGCCCGGACATCCGTCGGCCGCGAGCGTGGTCGTCCAGCCGGCTGTGGCCCGAACCGCCGCCACGCGATGA